The Spirosoma radiotolerans genome has a window encoding:
- a CDS encoding YXWGXW repeat-containing protein has product MKKQVKFLVLAGLLLPTLFSACTATATTTVQGPPPARVEVIPVAPSVRHIWIPGHYIRRGRNYIWVNGYYQMAPARYRAWAPGYWRQSRRGPIWVEGHWR; this is encoded by the coding sequence ATGAAAAAGCAAGTAAAATTTTTGGTATTGGCCGGATTGCTATTACCAACGTTATTTTCAGCCTGTACAGCTACGGCAACAACAACAGTTCAAGGGCCTCCACCGGCACGCGTTGAGGTGATTCCCGTCGCCCCTTCCGTACGACATATTTGGATTCCGGGGCATTATATACGCCGGGGGCGAAATTATATTTGGGTAAATGGGTATTACCAAATGGCTCCAGCCCGCTATAGAGCCTGGGCACCTGGCTACTGGCGGCAGTCTCGCCGGGGGCCAATATGGGTTGAAGGCCACTGGCGGTAA